The Manihot esculenta cultivar AM560-2 chromosome 1, M.esculenta_v8, whole genome shotgun sequence genome has a window encoding:
- the LOC110630617 gene encoding probable tRNA (guanine(26)-N(2))-dimethyltransferase 2 isoform X3 has translation MTLTVTRTLKLQQNLFSTRTLSLSLLKSLSSISRERKPEDQDRREFAEEAKTHNSNLLLVHENREILTMDLDDYTIIKEGEAEILMHNKNKVFFNKAQVHNRDLSIAVLRTFISKRKEEHEARLSRRTKPVKKASEKDASGSSKPAADNEKSNGECEEKVSEKDALGSAAEEVTNERAEDNEKLNGECEVPEEITEDRPCSLTEEQMMTTERKSQGVLEPPRVLEALSASGLRALRYAREVEGIGQVVALDNDKDSVEACRRNIKFNGSIAISKVESHLADARVYMLTHPKEFDVVDLDPYGSPSIFLDSAVQSVADGGLLMCTATDMAVLCGGNGEVCYSKYGSYPLRGKYCHEMALRILLASIESHANRYKRYIVPVLSVQIDFYVRVFVRIYTSASAMKNTPLKLSYVYQCIGCDSFHLQPIGRTISKNNSVRYLPGFGPAVPQECSDCGKKFNMGGPIWSAPIHDQEWVSSILGGVKCMKDRYPAYDHISAVLTSVSEELPDVPLFLSLHNLCATLKCTSPQAVIFRSAVINAGYRISGKNSSRESSST, from the exons ATGACCTTGACGGTTACACGAACTCTGAAACTGCAACAGAATCTCTTCTCAACACGTACTCTGAGCCTATCATTGTTAAAGTCTCTTTCTTCAATTTCCAGGGAGCGGAAACCTGAAGACCAGGATAGGAGAGAATTTGCAGAAGAAGCAAAGACCCACAACAGTAATCTTTTGTTGGTGCATGAAAACAGAGAAATATTGACTATGGATCTCGATGACTATACCATTATCAAGGAAGGGGAGGCTGAGATtctcatgcataacaaaaacaAAGTGTTTTTCAACAAAGCTCAG GTGCACAACAGAGACTTATCCATTGCTGTCCTAAGGACTTTTATATCTAAACGCAAAGAGGAACATGAAGCAAGGTTGTCCAGAAGAACAAAACCAGTAAAAAAGGCATCAGAGAAAGATGCTTCTGGATCTAGTAAGCCTGCTGCAGATAATGAAAAATCAAATGGAGAATGTGAAGAAAAGGTATCTGAGAAAGATGCTTTGGGATCTGCTGCTGAAGAGGTTACTAATGAGCGTGCTGAggataatgaaaaattaaatggagAATGTGAAGTACCAGAAGAGATAACAGAGGACAGACCTTGTAGCTTAACAGAAGAACAAATGATGACCACAGAGCGCAAAAGTCAAGGGGTGCTGGAGCCTCCAAGAGTTCTTGAG GCATTGTCAGCTTCTGGGTTGAGAGCTCTAAGATATGCTCGTGAGGTTGAAGGGATTGGTCAAGTTGTGGCCTTGGACAATGATAAAG ACTCTGTTGAAGCTTGCAGGAGAAACATAAAGTTTAATGGTTCAATAGCAATTTCAAAGGTGGAATCACATCTTGCTGACGCTCGTGTATATATGCTTACCCACCCAAAAGAATTTGATGTG GTGGATCTTGATCCTTATGGATCACCTTCAATATTTTTGGACTCTGCAGTTCAATCTGTTGCTGATGGCGGCTTGTTGATGTGTACAGCAACTGATATGGCAGTGCTTTGTGGAGGTAATGGCGAGGTTTGCTATTCCAA GTACGGCTCTTATCCATTGAGAGGGAAATATTGCCACGAAATGGCTTTGAGGATCCTTCTTGCCAGCATAGAG AGCCATGCAAATCGCTACAAGCGCTACATTGTTCCTGTGCTTTCTGTCCAAATAGACTTCTATGTTCGAGTTTTTGTTCGTATATACAC TTCTGCAAGTGCAATGAAAAACACTCCTCTTAAGCTCTCCTATGTTTATCAATGCATTGGTTGTGATTCTTTTCATCTTCAGCCTATTGGGAGGACCATCTCTAAG AACAACAGTGTGAGGTATCTTCCTGGGTTTGGTCCTGCTGTTCCTCAAGAATGCAGTGATTGTGggaagaaatttaacatgggtGGACCTATATGGTCTGCTCCCATTCATGATCAAGAATGGGTGAGTTCCATACTGGGAGGTGTAAAATGCATGAAGGACCGCTATCCTGCTTATGATCATATCTCTGCAGTACTGACATCAgtatctgag GAATTACCTGACGTTCCTCTCTTTTTAAGTCTGCACAACCTTTGTGCAACACTAAAGTGCACTTCCCCACAAGCAGTGATCTTCCGCTCTGCCGTGATCAATGCAGGATACCGTATATCTG GTAAAAATTCATCCCGTGAAAGCTCAAGCACCTGA
- the LOC110618016 gene encoding PI-PLC X domain-containing protein At5g67130 has product MGISQNFILITAWLLVGVAAACSNGECRLLDECSSDQDCEAGLYCFSCPQGFSGSRCVRSTISDQFKLLNNSLPLNKYAFLTTHNAYAIDGYPSHTGVPRVTFTNQEDNVTQQLNNGARALMLDTYDFRNDVWLCHSFKGQCHDYTAFGPAIDTLKEIEAFLSANPSEIVTIILEDYVQAPKGLTKVFTDAGLMKYWFPLTNMPKNGQDWPLVSDMVKNNQRLLVFTSIKSKEESEGIAYQWNYMVENHYGDDGMKAGSCSNRGESSALDDKSKSLVLVNYFGSIPMKELTCEDNSGNLINMLQTCYGASGNRWANFVAVDYYKRSEGGGSFQAVDTLNGKLLCGCDDVHACLPGSTSRACSS; this is encoded by the exons ATGGGTATTTCTCAAAACTTTATTTTGATCACAGCTTGGTTGCTTGTTGGAGTTGCTGCAGCTTGCTCCAATGGAGAGTGCAGG CTATTAGATGAATGCTCATCCGACCAAGATTGTGAAGCTGGACTTTATTGTTTCTCTTGCCCACAAGGATTTTCAGGTTCTAGATGCGTAAGGTCAACAATCAGTGACCAATTCAAGCTTCTG AACAATTCTCTTCCTTTGAACAAGTATGCATTTTTGACAACCCATAATGCTTATGCAATTGATGGGTATCCATCTCACACTGGAGTTCCTAGAGTTACTTTCACAAATCAAGAAGACAATGTCACTCAGCAGCTAAAT aaCGGAGCTCGAGCGTTGATGCTTGATACATACGATTTTCGTAATGATGTATGGTTGTGCCATTCATTTAAAGGACAATGTCATGACTATACTGCATTT GGTCCTGCTATTGATACACTAAAAGAAATTGAAGCTTTCTTATCAGCAAATCCATCAGAAATTGTGACAATAATCTTAGAAGATTATGTTCAAGCCCCCAAAGGACTTACAAAGGTGTTCACTGATGCTGGGTTGATGAAATACTGGTTTCCGCTCACAAACATGCCTAAAAATGGCCAAGACTGGCCTCTAGTCAGTGACATGGTAAAAAATAACCAGAGGCTCCTTGTGTTCACTTCAATTAAATCCAAGGAAGAAAGTGAAGGAATTGCTTACCAATGGAATTACATGGTTGAAAATCACT ATGGGGATGATGGAATGAAGGCAGGAAGTTGTTCTAATAGAGGAGAATCAAGTGCTCTTGATGACAAGAGCAAATCCTTGGTGCTAGTAAATTACTTTGGGTCTATACCCATGAAGGAACTTACTTGTGAAGATAACTCGGGGAATCTAATAAATATGCTTCAAACTTGTTATGGTGCTTCTGGTAACAGATGGGCTAATTTTGTAGCAGTTGATTATTACAAG AGAAGTGAAGGAGGAGGATCATTTCAAGCAGTGGACACTCTGAATGGGAAGTTGTTGTGCGGGTGCGATGACGTCCATGCTTGCCTG CCTGGATCAACTTCAAGAGCTTGCTCCTCTTGA
- the LOC110618003 gene encoding PI-PLC X domain-containing protein At5g67130 encodes MAPLYAGISIFDWTPNHFSLIFWHFTLAYSLSLSFFSLENPSFSTSHIDPLSSIFSLMGLSANLLLITVSVLTGSLASAKASACTHGQCELLEKCSSDQDCESGQYCFYCVEGFSSYKCVRSTATDQFKLLNNSLPFNKYAFLTTHNAYAIDGYPSHTGVPRLTLTNQEDSVTQQLINGVRALMLDTYDFRGDVWLCHSFKGHCHDYTAFGPAIDTLKEIEAFLSANPSEIVTIILEDYVQAPKGLTNVFTDAGLMRYWFPVSNMPKNGQDWPLVKDMVKNNQRLLVFTSIESKEISEGIAYQWNYMVENQYGDGGMFAGRCPNRKESPSLSNKSKSLVLVNYFRTIPMKELTCIDNSEELMDMLHTCYGAAGNRWANFVAVNYYKRSQGGGSFQAVDTLNGKLLCGCDDLHECVPGTSSSAACSAQDELQ; translated from the exons ATGGCACCTCTCTACGCCGGTATCTCAATCTTTGATTGGACACCCAaccatttttcattaattttctgGCATTTTACTTTAGCATATTCTCTTTCACTTTCCTTCTTTTCTCTGGAAAACCCATCATTTTCTACATCCCACATCGATCCGCTCTCTTCAATCTTTTCCTTAATGGGTCTTTCTGCAAACTTGCTTTTGATTACCGTTTCGGTGCTTACTGGTAGTCTTGCCTCAGCTAAAGCTTCAGCATGCACCCATGGACAGTGCGAG CTGTTGGAGAAATGTTCATCAGACCAAGATTGTGAATCAGGGCAGTATTGTTTCTATTGCGTTGAAGGATTTTCAAGCTATAAATGTGTGAGATCGACTGCCACGGATCAATTCAAGCTTCTG AATAATTCGTTGCCGTTCAACAAATATGCATTTCTGACAACACACAATGCCTATGCAATTGATGGATATCCATCTCACACTGGAGTTCCTCGATTAACTCTTACTAATCAAGAAGACTCCGTCACTCAACAGCTAATT AATGGAGTTCGAGCCTTGATGCTTGATACCTATGATTTTCGTGGAGATGTGTGGCTCTGCCATTCATTTAAAGGACACTGTCATGACTATACTGCATTT GGGCCTGCTATTGACACCCTCAAGGAAATTGAAGCTTTCTTATCAGCAAATCCATCAGAAATTGTCACAATAATCTTAGAAGATTATGTTCAAGCTCCTAAAGGATTAACAAATGTGTTTACTGATGCTGGATTGATGAGATACTGGTTTCCAGTAAGCAACATGCCCAAAAATGGACAGGATTGGCCTCTAGTTAAGGACATGGTTAAAAATAACCAAAGATTACTTGTATTCACATCAATTGAATCCAAAGAAATAAGCGAAGGAATTGCTTACCAGTGGAATTACATGGTCGAAAATCAGT ATGGGGATGGTGGCATGTTTGCAGGAAGATGTCCTAATAGAAAAGAATCACCTTCCCTGAGCAACAAGAGTAAATCACTGGTGTTGGTAAATTACTTCAGGACTATTCCCATGAAGGAACTCACATGCATAGATAACTCAGAGGAACTCATGGACATGCTTCATACTTGTTATGGTGCTGCTGGCAACAGATGGGCTAATTTTGTTGCTGTCAATTACTACAAG AGGAGTCAAGGAGGAGGATCATTCCAAGCTGTGGACACACTCAATGGGAAGCTCTTGTGCGGATGTGATGATCTCCATGAATGTGTG CCTGGAACAAGTTCATCAGCAGCCTGCTCTGCGCAAGATGAACTGCAGTGA
- the LOC110630617 gene encoding probable tRNA (guanine(26)-N(2))-dimethyltransferase 2 isoform X2, producing MTLTVTRTLKLQQNLFSTRTLSLSLLKSLSSISRERKPEDQDRREFAEEAKTHNSNLLLVHENREILTMDLDDYTIIKEGEAEILMHNKNKVFFNKAQVHNRDLSIAVLRTFISKRKEEHEARLSRRTKPVKKASEKDASGSSKPAADNEKSNGECEEKVSEKDALGSAAEEVTNERAEDNEKLNGECEVPEEITEDRPCSLTEEQMMTTERKSQGVLEPPRVLEALSASGLRALRYAREVEGIGQVVALDNDKDSVEACRRNIKFNGSIAISKVESHLADARVYMLTHPKEFDVVDLDPYGSPSIFLDSAVQSVADGGLLMCTATDMAVLCGGNGEVCYSKYGSYPLRGKYCHEMALRILLASIESHANRYKRYIVPVLSVQIDFYVRVFVRIYTSASAMKNTPLKLSYVYQCIGCDSFHLQPIGRTISKNNSVRYLPGFGPAVPQECSDCGKKFNMGGPIWSAPIHDQEWVSSILGGVKCMKDRYPAYDHISAVLTSVSEELPDVPLFLSLHNLCATLKCTSPQAVIFRSAVINAGYRISVPFFLQLKYHDIADHGLSCR from the exons ATGACCTTGACGGTTACACGAACTCTGAAACTGCAACAGAATCTCTTCTCAACACGTACTCTGAGCCTATCATTGTTAAAGTCTCTTTCTTCAATTTCCAGGGAGCGGAAACCTGAAGACCAGGATAGGAGAGAATTTGCAGAAGAAGCAAAGACCCACAACAGTAATCTTTTGTTGGTGCATGAAAACAGAGAAATATTGACTATGGATCTCGATGACTATACCATTATCAAGGAAGGGGAGGCTGAGATtctcatgcataacaaaaacaAAGTGTTTTTCAACAAAGCTCAG GTGCACAACAGAGACTTATCCATTGCTGTCCTAAGGACTTTTATATCTAAACGCAAAGAGGAACATGAAGCAAGGTTGTCCAGAAGAACAAAACCAGTAAAAAAGGCATCAGAGAAAGATGCTTCTGGATCTAGTAAGCCTGCTGCAGATAATGAAAAATCAAATGGAGAATGTGAAGAAAAGGTATCTGAGAAAGATGCTTTGGGATCTGCTGCTGAAGAGGTTACTAATGAGCGTGCTGAggataatgaaaaattaaatggagAATGTGAAGTACCAGAAGAGATAACAGAGGACAGACCTTGTAGCTTAACAGAAGAACAAATGATGACCACAGAGCGCAAAAGTCAAGGGGTGCTGGAGCCTCCAAGAGTTCTTGAG GCATTGTCAGCTTCTGGGTTGAGAGCTCTAAGATATGCTCGTGAGGTTGAAGGGATTGGTCAAGTTGTGGCCTTGGACAATGATAAAG ACTCTGTTGAAGCTTGCAGGAGAAACATAAAGTTTAATGGTTCAATAGCAATTTCAAAGGTGGAATCACATCTTGCTGACGCTCGTGTATATATGCTTACCCACCCAAAAGAATTTGATGTG GTGGATCTTGATCCTTATGGATCACCTTCAATATTTTTGGACTCTGCAGTTCAATCTGTTGCTGATGGCGGCTTGTTGATGTGTACAGCAACTGATATGGCAGTGCTTTGTGGAGGTAATGGCGAGGTTTGCTATTCCAA GTACGGCTCTTATCCATTGAGAGGGAAATATTGCCACGAAATGGCTTTGAGGATCCTTCTTGCCAGCATAGAG AGCCATGCAAATCGCTACAAGCGCTACATTGTTCCTGTGCTTTCTGTCCAAATAGACTTCTATGTTCGAGTTTTTGTTCGTATATACAC TTCTGCAAGTGCAATGAAAAACACTCCTCTTAAGCTCTCCTATGTTTATCAATGCATTGGTTGTGATTCTTTTCATCTTCAGCCTATTGGGAGGACCATCTCTAAG AACAACAGTGTGAGGTATCTTCCTGGGTTTGGTCCTGCTGTTCCTCAAGAATGCAGTGATTGTGggaagaaatttaacatgggtGGACCTATATGGTCTGCTCCCATTCATGATCAAGAATGGGTGAGTTCCATACTGGGAGGTGTAAAATGCATGAAGGACCGCTATCCTGCTTATGATCATATCTCTGCAGTACTGACATCAgtatctgag GAATTACCTGACGTTCCTCTCTTTTTAAGTCTGCACAACCTTTGTGCAACACTAAAGTGCACTTCCCCACAAGCAGTGATCTTCCGCTCTGCCGTGATCAATGCAGGATACCGTATATCTG TTCCATTTTTTCTGCAGTTAAAGTATCATGACATTGCGGATCATGGTCTTTCATGCAGGTAA
- the LOC110630638 gene encoding UDP-arabinopyranose mutase 1: protein MVEPATARDTQLATKVVPLLKDELDIVIPTIRNLDFLEMWRPFFQPYHLIIVQDGDPTKTITVPDGFDYELYNRNDINRILGPKASCISFKDSACRCFGYMVSKKKYIFTIDDDCFVAKDPSGKPINALEQHIKNILSPSTPFFFNTLYDPYREGADFVRGYPFSLREGVPTAVSHGLWLNIPDYDAPTQLVKPLERNTRFVDAVLTIPKGTLFPMCGMNLLFDRQLIGPAMYFGLMGDGQPIGRYDDMWAGWCTKVICDHLGLGVKTGLPYIYHSKASNPFVNLRKEYKGIFWQEEIIPFFQAATLPKDCTTVQKCYIELSKQVKEKLSKVDPYFDKLADAMVTWIAAWDELNPSGAPAKVANGKA, encoded by the exons ATGGTGGAACCTGCAACTGCAAGGGATACTCAGTTAGCGACAAAGGTCGTGCCTTTGTTAAAGGATGAGCTTGATATTGTTATTCCCACCATAAGAAACCTGGATTTTTTGGAAATGTGGAGGCCTTTCTTTCAGCCTTACCATCTTATCATTGTTCAAGATGGTGATCCCACGAAGACCATCACTGTCCCTGATGGTTTTGACTATGAACTCTATAATAGGAATGACATTAACAGGATTCTTGGTCCTAAGGCCTCTTGCATCTCCTTCAAGGACTCCGCTTGTCGATGCTTTGGCTACATGGTTTCCAAGAAGAAGTACATCTTCACTATCGATGATGATTGCTTT GTTGCTAAGGATCCTTCTGGGAAGCCAATCAATGCACTCGAGCAACACATCAAGAACATTCTCTCCCCATCAACTCCCTTTTTCTTCAATACCCTTTATGATCCTTACAGAGAAGGTGCAGATTTTGTGCGTGGATACCCTTTCAGCCTACGTGAGGGTGTTCCTACTGCTGTATCTCATGGCCTCTGGCTCAACATCCCCGACTATGATGCACCTACACAGCTTGTAAAGCCTCTGGAGAGGAACACTAG GTTTGTGGATGCTGTTCTGACAATTCCAAAGGGCACCCTGTTCCCTATGTGTGGTATGAATTTGTTATTCGACCGTCAGTTGATTGGCCCTGCAATGTACTTTGGTCTTATGGGTGATGGTCAGCCAATTGGTCGCTATGACGATATGTGGGCTGGCTGGTGCACAAAG GTGATCTGTGACCATTTGGGACTAGGAGTGAAGACTGGCCTTCCATATATCTATCACAGCAAGGCGAGCAACCCATTTGTGAACCTAAGGAAGGAGTACAAAGGCATATTTTGGCAGGAAGAGATCATTCCATTCTTCCAAGCTGCCACTCTTCCCAAAGATTGCACCACTGTTCAAAAGTGCTACATTGAACTGTCCAAGCAGGTCAAGGAGAAGCTCAGCAAGGTTGATCCCTACTTCGATAAGCTTGCCGATGCTATGGTCACTTGGATTGCAGCCTGGGATGAACTTAACCCATCTGGAGCTCCTGCTAAAGTTGCCAATGGCAAAGCATAG
- the LOC110619853 gene encoding cytochrome P450 85A has protein sequence MAVFIVFLVIFLLLLCISSALLRWNEVRYRKKGLPPGTMGWPVFGETTEFLKQGPNFMKNQRARYGSFFKSHILGCPTIISMDPELNKYILMNEAKGLVPGYPQSMLDILGNCNIAAVHGSTHKYMRGALLSLISPTMIRQQLLPTIDEFMRNHLSHWDNKIIDIQQKTKEMALLSSLKQIASRDSSSMSQAFMPEFFKLVLGTLSLPIDLPGTNYRRGFQARKSIVSMLRQLIEERRASKETHQDMLGCLLKSEESRYKLTDEEIIDQIITILYSGYETVSTTSMMAVKYLHDHPRVLQELRKEHLAIRENKRPEDPIDVNDLKSMRFTRAVIFETSRLATIVNGVLRKTTKEMELNGFVIPEGWRIYVYTREINYDPFLYPEPLSFNPWRWLEKSLESQNYMFIFGGGTRQCPGKELGIAEISAFLHYFVTRYRWEEVGGDTLMKFPRVEAPNGLRIRVSSC, from the exons ATGGCTGTTTTCATAGTGTTTCTTGTGATATTTCTCTTGCTGCTCTGTATCTCCTCTGCTTTGTTGAGATGGAATGAGGTGAGATACAGGaagaaaggcttgcctccaggTACTATGGGTTGGCCAGTTTTTGGAGAGACTACCGAGTTTTTAAAGCAAGGTCCAAACTTCATGAAAAATCAGAGAGCAAG GTATGGCAGTTTTTTCAAATCCCACATTCTTGGATGCCCTACTATTATCTCCATGGATCCAGAGCTGAATAAGTACATTCTCATGAATGAAGCAAAAGGGCTTGTTCCTGGTTATCCTCAGTCCATGCTAGACATCTTAGGCAACTGCAACATTGCAGCGGTTCATGGCTCCACTCACAAGTATATGAGAGGTGCACTTCTTAGCCTCATTAGCCCCACCATGATCAGACAACAACTTTTGCCCACAATTGATGAGTTCATGAGAAATCACCTCAGCCATTGGGATAACAAAATCATTGACATCCAACAGAAAACCAAAGAG ATGGCACTTCTCTCCTCACTAAAGCAAATTGCTAGCCGTGATTCTAGCTCAATGTCTCAAGCTTTTATGCCTGAGTTTTTCAAGCTGGTTTTAGGCACTCTTTCATTGCCAATCGACCTTCCTGGCACAAATTATCGTCGGGGATTTCAA GCTAGGAAGAGTATTGTGAGCATGTTGAGACAACTAATAGAAGAACGAAGAGCATCGAAAGAAACCCACCAAGACATGCTTGGTTGCCTGTTGAAAAGTGAAGAGAGCAGATACAAATTAACTGATGAAGAAATAATTGATCAAATAATCACCATTTTGTACTCAGGTTATGAGACAGTTTCTACTACTTCAATGATGGCCGTCAAATACTTGCATGATCACCCCAGAGTTCTCCAAGAACTAAGA AAAGAGCATTTAGCAATTAGAGAAAATAAAAGGCCTGAGGATCCTATTGACGTAAACGACCTTAAATCTATGCGTTTTACTCGTGCG GTGATTTTTGAGACCTCAAGATTGGCTACAATTGTTAATGGGGTTTTGAGGAAGACCACTAAAGAAATGGAACTAAATG GATTTGTGATTCCAGAAGGGTGGAGAATCTATGTCTATACTAGGGAGATAAACTATGATCCCTTCTTATATCCAGAGCCATTATCCTTCAATCCATGGAGATGGCTG GAGAAGAGCTTGGAATCTCAAAACTACATGTTCATTTTTGGAGGAGGAACTAGGCAGTGTCCTGGAAAGGAACTGGGAATTGCAGAAATCTCTGCTTTTCTTCACTACTTTGTAACTAGATACAG atgggaagaagttgggggaGACACTCTAATGAAATTTCCAAGAGTTGAAGCACCCAATGGGCTACGCATCAGAGTCTCGTCTTGCTAA
- the LOC110630617 gene encoding probable tRNA (guanine(26)-N(2))-dimethyltransferase 2 isoform X1, translating into MTLTVTRTLKLQQNLFSTRTLSLSLLKSLSSISRERKPEDQDRREFAEEAKTHNSNLLLVHENREILTMDLDDYTIIKEGEAEILMHNKNKVFFNKAQVHNRDLSIAVLRTFISKRKEEHEARLSRRTKPVKKASEKDASGSSKPAADNEKSNGECEEKVSEKDALGSAAEEVTNERAEDNEKLNGECEVPEEITEDRPCSLTEEQMMTTERKSQGVLEPPRVLEALSASGLRALRYAREVEGIGQVVALDNDKDSVEACRRNIKFNGSIAISKVESHLADARVYMLTHPKEFDVVDLDPYGSPSIFLDSAVQSVADGGLLMCTATDMAVLCGGNGEVCYSKYGSYPLRGKYCHEMALRILLASIESHANRYKRYIVPVLSVQIDFYVRVFVRIYTSASAMKNTPLKLSYVYQCIGCDSFHLQPIGRTISKNNSVRYLPGFGPAVPQECSDCGKKFNMGGPIWSAPIHDQEWVSSILGGVKCMKDRYPAYDHISAVLTSVSEELPDVPLFLSLHNLCATLKCTSPQAVIFRSAVINAGYRISGTHVNPLGLKSDAPMHVIWDIMRCWVKIHPVKAQAPDQPGSVILAKEPVLQANFARAVASLSKAQAKKVARFLPNPERHWGPKLRAGRQITSKHVSLLGPEAVNGHLNHENGEEEEPEAKRQKTEDVETPMSIS; encoded by the exons ATGACCTTGACGGTTACACGAACTCTGAAACTGCAACAGAATCTCTTCTCAACACGTACTCTGAGCCTATCATTGTTAAAGTCTCTTTCTTCAATTTCCAGGGAGCGGAAACCTGAAGACCAGGATAGGAGAGAATTTGCAGAAGAAGCAAAGACCCACAACAGTAATCTTTTGTTGGTGCATGAAAACAGAGAAATATTGACTATGGATCTCGATGACTATACCATTATCAAGGAAGGGGAGGCTGAGATtctcatgcataacaaaaacaAAGTGTTTTTCAACAAAGCTCAG GTGCACAACAGAGACTTATCCATTGCTGTCCTAAGGACTTTTATATCTAAACGCAAAGAGGAACATGAAGCAAGGTTGTCCAGAAGAACAAAACCAGTAAAAAAGGCATCAGAGAAAGATGCTTCTGGATCTAGTAAGCCTGCTGCAGATAATGAAAAATCAAATGGAGAATGTGAAGAAAAGGTATCTGAGAAAGATGCTTTGGGATCTGCTGCTGAAGAGGTTACTAATGAGCGTGCTGAggataatgaaaaattaaatggagAATGTGAAGTACCAGAAGAGATAACAGAGGACAGACCTTGTAGCTTAACAGAAGAACAAATGATGACCACAGAGCGCAAAAGTCAAGGGGTGCTGGAGCCTCCAAGAGTTCTTGAG GCATTGTCAGCTTCTGGGTTGAGAGCTCTAAGATATGCTCGTGAGGTTGAAGGGATTGGTCAAGTTGTGGCCTTGGACAATGATAAAG ACTCTGTTGAAGCTTGCAGGAGAAACATAAAGTTTAATGGTTCAATAGCAATTTCAAAGGTGGAATCACATCTTGCTGACGCTCGTGTATATATGCTTACCCACCCAAAAGAATTTGATGTG GTGGATCTTGATCCTTATGGATCACCTTCAATATTTTTGGACTCTGCAGTTCAATCTGTTGCTGATGGCGGCTTGTTGATGTGTACAGCAACTGATATGGCAGTGCTTTGTGGAGGTAATGGCGAGGTTTGCTATTCCAA GTACGGCTCTTATCCATTGAGAGGGAAATATTGCCACGAAATGGCTTTGAGGATCCTTCTTGCCAGCATAGAG AGCCATGCAAATCGCTACAAGCGCTACATTGTTCCTGTGCTTTCTGTCCAAATAGACTTCTATGTTCGAGTTTTTGTTCGTATATACAC TTCTGCAAGTGCAATGAAAAACACTCCTCTTAAGCTCTCCTATGTTTATCAATGCATTGGTTGTGATTCTTTTCATCTTCAGCCTATTGGGAGGACCATCTCTAAG AACAACAGTGTGAGGTATCTTCCTGGGTTTGGTCCTGCTGTTCCTCAAGAATGCAGTGATTGTGggaagaaatttaacatgggtGGACCTATATGGTCTGCTCCCATTCATGATCAAGAATGGGTGAGTTCCATACTGGGAGGTGTAAAATGCATGAAGGACCGCTATCCTGCTTATGATCATATCTCTGCAGTACTGACATCAgtatctgag GAATTACCTGACGTTCCTCTCTTTTTAAGTCTGCACAACCTTTGTGCAACACTAAAGTGCACTTCCCCACAAGCAGTGATCTTCCGCTCTGCCGTGATCAATGCAGGATACCGTATATCTGGTACACATGTAAATCCATTAGGGCTAAAATCAGATGCTCCCATGCATGTCATTTGGGATATAATGAGATGCTGG GTAAAAATTCATCCCGTGAAAGCTCAAGCACCTGATCAACCAGGAAGTGTGATACTTGCCAAAGAACCAGTTCTTCAA GCAAATTTTGCTCGAGCTGTTGCATCTCTTAGCAAGGCACAAGCAAAGAAGGTTGCTCGCTTCCTTCCAAATCCTGAAAGGCATTGGGGGCCAAAACTTAGGGCAGGTCGTCAAATTACTAGCAAACATGTCTCCCTTTTGGGTCCAGAGGCAGTGAATGGCCATCTTAATCATGAAAATGGTGAAGAGGAGGAGCCTGAAGCAAAGCGTCAAAAGACGGAGGATGTGGAGACTCCTATGTCAATTTCATGA